The Raphanus sativus cultivar WK10039 chromosome 6, ASM80110v3, whole genome shotgun sequence sequence CATCGATCATACAAACGGTTTGATGAATGGCACAAGACTCCAGATTACAGAGTTGGATGATTTATTTGTAAAGGCGAGAGTTATCACAGGAGAAAAGGTGGGGAAAACCGTGGACATTCCTAGACTTTCTATTACACCTACTGATAAGAAATTGCCTTTCAAGATGAGGAGGAGGCAGCTACCTATTGCAGTTGCATTTGCTATCACAATTAATAAGAGTCAGGGTCAATCGCTATCCCATGTTGGTTTGTATCTACCAAGAGATGTGTTTTCTCATGGACAACTATATGTGGCTGTTTCCAGAGTTACATCAAAAAAAGGATTGAAGATTTTGGTTGTTGATGATCAGGGAAAGCCTAAGCGTGAGacaaaaaatgttgtttttaaagAGATCTTTCAGAATCTCTAACCTGAATGTTTAGTTTCTTGTGTAGTTTGCTGTGTTTTCGAGATGTTAACTTATTTCATAATTTCTTTCAGATGTTTTAActtatttctaattttaatcTTTAGTTTGCTGTGTTTTTatctttactattttttatttacctcTAATTTATTCATACAAACAAAGCACACTACAGATACACAAGCAAACGACATTGTTTTCTTTAGCCTAAATACTACCACACAACAGACATACCAGCAAGCAACATTCAGAGATAAATGATTTCACTTCTAACCGATATTTCATTCCTGAATTCTAACCGATAACCTATATTTCATTCCTCACTTCCAAGCGCTATCTATGTTTGGTTAAGGGACTTACATGTTGTTCCAATGCTAAAGGTTGTTTCTGAATCCAAGCGCctgttatgttttgttttgtgacTTCCAAGCGGTAGCTATGTTTCATTCCTCAATGTCCTTTCTCAAACTTATAATGTTGTTTCCAGCATCTCCTGAATAATAAGAGAGTTAAATAAGAACACAGTTGTAAAGGTAATCACACAAGagtacatatttataaatacttaacttttaaatatgtaaatggCTAAATGGCATTGCTGTCGGGCGTTCAAAACCTGAGCAAATAGTTTACCTATGTGGAACAATGATGGAAACTAATCTCAAATTAATGAAAAGTATAaaccaaaaggaaaaaaaaaacaacaacatactTCAGAAACATGACCTTTTCTTTTCAGATGCAGTGAGCTATTGGTTGATCAGTTTCTCCAGTCCTTTGATTATAGCTTGCATTTCCTCAGCCAACGACTTCAATTGTATCTGAATCGACAGGACACTGAAATTATGAGCCAATTACAAGTAAAAAGTAGATGACCTATAAAGCACAGAATGCGAACCTTTGAAGAATACTTTTCAAGACTCTCAATATCCTTAGGGAAGTCCAGCAGATCTGATCCCTTTCAAGCAAGGAACtagacaaaagaaagaagagagtcAAACCAAACTACCCTCAACAGAATCTAGAGGCTGCCTTTTATTGAGATTGTACTTTACCTTGCAAAGATAGTGCATGAGAGTCATCTTCCTGTTAGCAGCATGTATATCGCTTAGTTTTGATAAACTGTCCAACTTGAATCCCACTGCAGCGCCTGCAGAAAGCAGAACAAGGGTATTATCAAACCAATTCAGATATGTGTTCAGACAAAACATATACATGACGTAGCCAAAACAAAGTCACCATTCTTGGATCAAAGCCAACATTAAAACAGAGAAATTTTAATACTCACCCCTCGCAGTTCCTTGGTTCAATGTGTTCCCCAGGTAAAGAATCTTTTTCATAATTTCTTTTAGCTTTGGTGAAGTACGGACCTGATGAACAAAGAAACGAGGAGAAAAAAGTATAAGAAAGAGACATGACTACACAAATatcataataattaaaaaaaaaaatcaaaaatcaaaaagagCTACCAAGGAATCGAGATTACCCAATTCTCAATAGATGTTTGCGATCTGTTAAAATCCCTTTCCAGCTAAAGATTTGAAGTTCTTCTCCAACAAAACATCTTAAACAAACACGatctcttcgtcttcttctacCATTCATGTAAAAGATCTACTGTCAGAACCTTTTATAATCATTATACACTGATTCCGAATGAaactttttcagaaaaaaaatgacAGGAACAAAGTGAATTACCTGAAGAAAGGTGTGAACTTTATGATCTCAGGAATCAAGAAAACCCAATGGAATAAAATGAAAGTCTTGGTGAGATCAGCTCTTCGATCCCAAAAGTCCTTAAACACATCATCAACAGCGCGAGCCTCCATATTCTTCAGCTTCACTAAGATAATCGGAAGAAACAGCGGATTCGTCACATCTGAAAtgtaatagattttaaaaagttaCAATTTTTCAGATTCCAGCTCAAACTAAGATTACATGCAAACAAAATATTACTCTGATGATgaatgtataataaaaaaaatgcatGTACCTGAATCGGGATCTTATAATAGAGAAACAAGATCTGTCTGTGGTCGGAATAAAGAAACAATATCGTTGGTGGTCAGATTGATGAATAAAGAGAGAAGATCGAAAGGTGGTAATAGAGAGAGGGTGAGACAAGATCGTCGGTGGTAATAGAGAGAGGGAAAGACAAGATCTTAGTTGGTCTGATTGATgattaaagaaagaaaatcgTCGGTGGTaatagagagagggagagacaAGATGGCGGTGGTaatagagagagggagagagaacgACAACTTTTCAGCTGAATCTTTGTAAAAGATTTAGTTTATCTCTAAAGTGTTTGTGGTCGGAAATCATTATCGAATTGGGCCTTGGGTAAATAATAGAACTGGTACATATTGGGTTTAATCTGGGCTTTTACAGAAATATTGAACCAAAATTTGACAAACCCattattaatagtattgatcatATCATTATAACTtaacaaaaaacatataattacatGTCTATATATTTATCGACAGATTATTATAGAAAATAGttggttttgaatttttcttttgctatttCCTTTTTTTGGCAAAAGtctaaatataaactaataatttcCTAATTTTTCTCATTCAACTTTTAACCTACATTTTTTCTAAATTGTTACctattttcttcatcttctataaattatgaaaactcTCTTTCGAGTATTCAAAAACCACATGATACTTAAAactttaaatgatattatattcATTTCTCTTATGGGTATGTCTCAACAAAGAAGGCAAATCAAACTTCGCAATATCAAGATTGGATGGAAATTAATAATAAGAACAAagagaaaataattagtaaGCATGAAAATAACTCCAATACAAGCGAATTGTTTTATCTGCATTTGCTTTTAAACAAGAGCAAAACATCGACCAGCTACACAGATTTACAAACTATTAATGGAGTTTTGTATCCTATTTTTGAAGATGCTTATAatgttctttttatttgaacTACTGTTTTATCTTTATGGGTTTTTCAATTCCTTTTTTATTAAGCTCTTTATGTATGTTCTACTTTCGATTTTATGCATGCTTCCGTATTGGTAAATTCAaacatatgatttaaataacacaaatataaaaattaaaattgttcaCCGACACATATATGATtgaaataacagaaacaaaattaaaattgttgaagaacttaaaacaaaaaaatatacccgcccttgaagggcgggtcaaaatctagtatatattaaacCACCACTATCCATCCTCatctgaaaacaaaacaaaacataagagAAGAGACTATTAACAAATTCCTtgagagaaaaaacaaaaaccctTTTGTAAGATTTGATTGGAGATATGGGATTTTTGCACAAGCTGTGGGATGAAACGGTGGCCGGTCCTGCGCCAGAGAATGGCCTAGCAAAGTTGAGAAATCACATTTCCGGCCAAAATATCACAATAAATACTAACCAGAAGTTGATGGTGAATCCGAGTCGTGTTCCGGATTCTCCTGTCGGATCAAGCATCCCAGGTTCTCCTGTGACTCGTAAGTTACCTTTTTTATTGTTCTGTTTGATTTTAGTAACTTCATATGATATTTGTGTAGTATATAGTCACAAGCTTATTGATTCATATTATTCTCATAATCATTTGTATGCAGCTGGAACACCAAGTGAAACACATGCTACAAGTCTCAATGCTTGCGATTGGTTTGATCTCCAATCTCTTTCattctccttttttttgttactattagCTTAAATGTTTTAAAGGTACTATTCTTAATATTGCAGGATTGTGCTAAACGCATTGGACCGTTGAAAGAGATCATTCTACGAGTGTGATCAAAACACCTATTTATCTTGTATTTATATGAAGTGAccatattgttaaaaaaaaatgtatccaTGTGTAAATAGTAGTCTCATGTCGCTTTTTTGGAATTATGTTCGTCTTTTGCGTGTAAAATAGTAATGACCAAGATGGATTGTTCTTTGGAAACATGGTTTCTCTAATATGAAGTGTCCGCTTAATCAATGTTGGTAAGAAGAGCATATTTGTGATGTACGTACGAATCAATTTTCTCTTCATATTCTCATTTACTCTCGGTTTGTTATCCACATTGTTTCCATTATGAGTGTGTGTGAGTGTAAGAAGAAAGATAGATAGttcattttaccaaaaaaagaaagatagatAGTTAGATacaaattaacaaataaaatgtaGAACATACTTTTGTACGCAAGACCAGCACTGGTTAGCAAATAGTAAGTTTCTCTATTCAAAATGCCATTAGATACACAAGTGTCATATCATGGCTGAGAgggatatatatgtatatagaaCTAATTTAAAATCTCCTACACTATATATACCAATCACCTTTTTCAGTTCAGCTTGATGCTGGAGTTGAAAGAACTGCATATGACAACGAAGAGCATGAATGCTATTGTCAACAACGATGGTTACGATGGAGAAAGAGAGGTTGAAGTTCTTTCAAGGAGTTGGAGTTGCAGAGGATGCAGTTCTTTGTGAAGAGTCAGTTGGAGTTATCACAGCTTATGCAGCAAGGGAGTAGGATAGGAAACAAtagtaataacaaaaacaacatGAATGTAATAACAAAACCAACATGAATGTAATGCAAGGGAGTAGGATAGGAAACAAtagtaataacaaaaacaacatGAATGCGATTGTCAACAACGATCATAGCAACTAGAGTCTTTCAAGTCTTATTTTTAGATTTGAGTTTTGGAATTGTTGAAAACAAGATACTTTTCTTAGGCTTCATGATGattgtattaatattttaccaCATCTTTGTTCTTTTTGCTAAATTTTACCGCATCTTTGTTCTAACTTCTCCATATTTTTAGTCCCATGTCAAAAGGTCTAGTATTGCCTTCATTTGAAGTGTTTCCCTACATAACCAGACTTGTGAGCAGTATGGTGATCCTCAACAACTCAACCTTCTTACCACATGTTGAAGTCACAGGCTCCTGGAGAGAGAGCGAAAAAAATCTTCCACTCTTGTTTGGTGGTTTCTGACTCAGCACGCCACGTCATCGTAGCATTCAAGACTGTTAAGAGCAATTTGACGCGAAAGCGAACACTCTAGACGGCTTAGAGGATACGCATGATCCAAATCTTACaaagttacaaaagaaaaaggacTAATCAGTAGTAGATGTTGTCGTTTTGTGTCACCGATACCACCTAATTTCCCTAGATACATTATTTCCCCCCCCCCCAcagtgtttcctttttttttctttttcattttactTGAAAGACTTTCAAGAAATAGCTTTTACCATCTTGGTTTCCAACTTCTGTTTCTGCATCTGGGATTTGCTTTCTGGATCATCCTTCAGTCATGTATGTACTTCTATAGCTAGCTCTGTTTCAGTTGCTTTAATGAATCATTCAAAGTCGATATACATAtctgtttcttgttttttcttgtaATTTCAAGATAGATGAATCAAGTTTGGTAATGGATAATTGGTTTAAGCATGGTCCTTGTCTCTTaaagtataataatttatatatagtacTGATGGATCGTAACAAGCTTCTTGTATCGTTAGTGTTATTTGATTCTCAGTGTTCTTTCCTTTGATATGATTGATATTCTCAGCAGATGGATCAAATCGTTAACgtgaatgagtttcaagagCTGGCCAAAAGGGCTCTCCCAAAGATGTACTATGATTTCTATAGCGGAGGAGCAGAGGATCAACACACCCTCAAAGATAACGTGGAAGCTTTCACTAGAATCTTGTAACCAAAATtcattatcaatatatatttttttggtttcattGGCTCCCATTTTTGACTTGTGTGC is a genomic window containing:
- the LOC108807615 gene encoding dormancy-associated protein homolog 4-like, with translation MGFLHKLWDETVAGPAPENGLAKLRNHISGQNITINTNQKLMVNPSRVPDSPVGSSIPGSPVTPGTPSETHATSLNACDWIVLNALDR